CTAGCAGCAGATGAAAGCTCGGTGGCTCGCCCAGCGTCGACTTCCACCCCACGGCAGAGCTCCGCAGAACGGTCATGGCAGGTGAGGCGGCTGGGCTGGTGCCCCTCGGGGTCTTTTCTCCCCGGCGTGGCTCAGCTCACAGACTCttgggctgggagcggggccaCTCCACTTCTGCAGGCACGATGTCCCCGGTCTTGGACAAACAGTTTTCTCCTAGGAGAGCCCTGCATACTGTTCCACACATCTTTCCTAAAGGCCCAAACCAACTCCAGACACTGTACCTACAGCAGGTTTCCACAAagggctgcagaaatccaggacaGCTGCAAGTGAGTGTCGGAAGGATTTTATCCGGGTCCTGACAACAGAAATCTTAATAATCTGAAGGAATTTCATTCAGATGTAGCATAGGATCTGAGTTTTTTCTATTGATATGTTTCATGATGACGAACAAGCCGGTACAAGGCTGACATGTGAAAGCATGAGCATGTCCTCCAAAGTGACCAGATTAATtgtccattttattattcttctggtttttcccctcatataagccaaggcaagcttttcctggagacagaacatgTGTGGGATGAACTgtggtccctcacagggtcacagggctggcagtgacaaagcaggcaatctgcttcattgggaaccactacagagctacaccccagtgtgggtttcagtagcagggtattattaagagctcctttcctgcatgaggtACAAAAAGGAGGTCCCTGACGATCATCTTGCAGccatgcagtaaagaactgatcctgctcCCCTAATTAAGCTTTGGCTGTGGCAATGACACTCTTCCCACTCATCTTTTTACACAGACACTTCAGGTTTTCCCCACACTCTTGCAATACTGGCAGTCGCTGTTTCCTATTTACTGTTCTTCCCCAGAGAGTGATGGTATAGCTGCAGCTTGGAAACAAAATGCCCTGAGATCTGGGGATCTTGAAGGAGCATGAAATGCTAATTAAATGTTAATCTGGGTAGCTACCCAGATCTGCACTTACCAGTATTCTGAGGCACCAGCAGGAGGATCATGCATCATTCCCGTTTGTTGGTGTTCCTGTTTCTGGTGTGCAAGAGCAATGACTTAGCGGAGAGACAGAAATGCCCCTATTCAAACAGTGGGTGTGCAAGTAGACATGAAGTTTCACTGCCTTTTCTAGGATATTTTAGAAAGATCTAAGAGAATattgcaggagggagcaggtgcCTAATTTTGTCTCCAGAGGAATCCCCAAAGGACACATCCACTCTGCTGGTGATGGCAACTCCATAAGCTCACGGACTAGTTTTCCCTGATGCATGCCAGCCTTCCCAGGCTTTACTAGTCCGGGATTTGACCCATAGCTAAGCAAACACACGCAGCCACGTGACACAGagtttttcctccagaaaacctAAGTAACACattcacatgcattttcttctctaacaTCCGAGCCTGGAAACCATGAAGACTTTGGTGTCAAAAGGTTACAGTTTGCACAGGGCTCAGAAGTGTTTTTCCCTAAGGCAGAGCAAATTGACATGTGAGGTTTAAAAGCTTCAAATGACTATGAAAGGcaactgagaaataaattctggaaAGGCAGCATTGTCAGTGATCATGCAGCCCaccaagagctggagctgaacccAGAATTGCTTCTTCCAGCTAGGCAGGAATTCAATATGCTGGCAAGCACTGGTCCATGGTACCAAATGATCCCATACCCGTGGGCTGAATGGCACCCAGGCTAGGGTACAGATTTGAGGAACCCTTGTCACCTGTTCAATAACCTCACAGTCCGCTCATCCTTCTGCAAACAAGTTGCAAACAACGCCGTTGGACTGCTGTCCTGGgtaaatatacatacagatgccttttccaaagcagtgcctcttttcccagtgaaatacacGTCCTCTTCTTACCTATGGAATTGTGATTGAAGACACCTCTGAGCCAGATCCGTCTGACATTGCAAAGGAGCaaagctttgggatttgggcacattctctttgttgctttgctCAGGCCTTTTGTGAGCACAGAATAGATCGAGGCAGAAAACTGGAGACTACACAGGATCTTCTGGGTCCATTGTCCCCCAAACATGGTAATAGGTGGCCCCATTGTAATGctaaataacaaacagcagcacaaatgacatgaagaaaacatggcaaaagaggaagaggagaggcgcTGTGAGGAAAGAATACCGTGAGACAGTGGCACGTTGAGTCAGCTGCACTCTGACAACCTCTAGGCTAGCAGGTCTCACATTCtcggcttgttttttttaaaaattattttatttaaaacaaacaaaaccaatcaaaataaaatatatactgttgaaaatctagtttcaaaatttaaaagataaaatgacaaCACATTTATTCAAACTACATCTACATGTCAGAACATATGTACATCTGTAACTACAAAGCCTAACGTATAAATCCAAATCTTCAAACATTCTTTGGACAGGCAGCACCTTCTTCCTGAGCTCGAGgaaagagagctcttctggacagGAGGCAAGGGCTTTGTCGGTTAGGGAACATAGGAAATgtccaaggaaaacttcttgATAAGACTGTAGCCAGTCAcgcctgcaaagtggagacacaaaatataacagaggccgcaATGCAAACCTAAAGCATCGGAAGCTACGTATTTAATGGGACAGaccacctggaaacttctaaagagctgcacagggaaacatgctcctgccagcagccacttgaggcaggccagggagacaccctgacccacttgcacagagccagcacaggaacagcctggcctctgggctgccctgggacagcagggagcccagaggcctgtgctttccaggaatggctcagctgcacacgcaccctcctgctcctctcccggccccacagctgagcagccctacagctccacggggcactgggagcagcacagctcagtgcagggggcacatgcagggcagaactgttccctggcaatgtgcccaggctctctaggctggcacaagagccttcctcccgccagagagcggtccagctcccgccttacctctttgtgaggctgagccatgctcagccttcaccttgtgctccctggcagtgaccccgggggcagcgctgctcagctgcccctgccggggctcctgggccaaggccccctgagcaggctgcgagcggagacctgcactgccaaggccggGCTTCCGCACATCAGTCTTCAAGCCAAAAagttcagccagttcccttgggaacagaggcatcccaggtcctatcacacaccatgaactctttcccttcttccttgaggtttttgttgtagactcagaagaagctgtagatcaggtacaagggaagaagtgagttagttgaactcccacctttacaatcaccacaactaatgggtgaggcactcgaggggttatttattattgagaagatcactttgtttttatttttcatgaaactagcatcactataattgctctgaactgtatggagctggcaggaagggagagagagattccactactttgcttctgtgctgctcatggctcatccactacttggggatccctttccttccaaacagttggcaacccacaggggtctctagaatttgacaattccacctaggaagtaattgctttcccaagccagttttcaaggcctttgtttctgtaactccccctcagttcttggttgggttttcttggtggtttttatttctctttacaacaaaggcagtgctgggacacaaacaatggcaccacgtgttagaagcaaaagaagatttgcaatcCCCATTACATGTCCCCactattcaagcagcccatatctgtagggaacacattGGTCATGCAAAcgtcccagctttctctgctttgttgctccaggagtttattccctgctttccttcctgcagagacacccaaaccctacataaacatgacctgcctcaaaacatttctgatcttcgctaatcctgacaattcaaaattttcttaatggaaatgGCATGGTGCAGGttaatctgaaatgctctccaacggagcttttgaaactcagagaactaatcattctgtacaggcctccatcAATGATAAAtcgtttttctgcatcagcaaaattgtttcttcaaatctcatctctcctatcattccacgCCCAGAGAtagcaaaggaacaacaaccctggcattgaggctttgaacttgaaagcagggactgacacacatgcaccagacacctcatttgacctggcacaactcttcttgtcagggatcaggcaaggcagggaggggggacaaggcagaaggcatctcctcccccagcctcagcctgcaatactgacatgggcagagagagtcggggaagagatttgctatcgtgaacctgccataggtggctttaggcttgtgctgtcagaggatgacaaactctgatcctgcataggctgcatccatttggaagtctccttccccttaactagaacattcacaaggactttctgtctaaggaggtttccctatttcttcccatgcaaaaccaggcaatgtccatgaatctccttcagatctcaaagggttcagcacaggaactgccccaagggaaggtgttctccttcttccttcaaaggcaggaggaaggagtgggaacatttctcctttcatgctaaatgtctttttttctctactaattatgaccttagaaagggtgcagggagatgaaaggcatgtgcaggatggagaggaatgttttcttttcctgtggcgcatttcccgagccccaaggtaccagtgcagctcctggagtaattttcactgcaccaccggagcacactcccagtgaccaggctctgggagagcccatcaaggaattgaaaggaatttgaagacatttaaaccaggatggttttcaaccaaactgtcacaatgccacccctgggtcagcattccaatggtcattttaggacagacatgccctgtacctacttgcatgttcagagttcttctctttgcttctgctgctggatcttggccttgagaaaatggaggacaaaagaacatatgaggaggtagaaagagaagggcacggaatgtgtgtagcatcaaaggaggcaaaccttcttagcatggtccccctgataaaggaggaaatgcaacacataaacccaacacgatgcaaagctgaggaattgtccttaagctttcaggtgctggagtcccacagagcttgccaagctccggctgaaacacagcagtcattcttcaacttgcatcagacctgcccagttctctccttttgcagccaagtggctcctacagcctctgtgaagcagcaagagctgctgagctgagacacaagtctgtatggagggcagctacttttgttctccggcccaagcttgactttgcctgctcatgccttacactggtgacagtctcgggctacatggggccatagcactgctctctcctgagaatgacagtacacctccttgctctttcaaggacaaaaaggccttttccaactcagctgctaggtaaggatattccgattgcactttaaaagccctacggacgcttttcaattggaatgatacttctgggactcctgctttatccttgtcactaggataagcttgacagctacattttctcacacatatatccaagccaatgtctttgcatcaggtacagtcctataactcttctctagcaccttgccctctttgatcttaagcccagatcgaaatactaaacATCGATCAGATtatacatctgtaccccaagttttatctgggctctggtttcacggtggaggcccaggcacagagaagtcacacctgacatttacaggagcagcacctgaatttgcagacacctcctcagtagccaatatttgccctgacatatcctcatggctgcagaagttgacaggcaaggatcacagtattcaaagaaccgcagtatccagatccatgcaatacagttcccaaatgacagcacaaacaccatagagggaatcagtagccaagtccagcagaggacctgttctgaggtgctcttaagccctgcctcctcttccccacaaccacctttgctcttagggcatatggtgttggctttgccattgtgctggatcaccacagatgggcaaaatggggaatacactgaggtttgcctaaatacaagggagagatgactgtggaaaataacctcatgAGACGGGAAGAgcgaggggaacagcacactggagcagcagaaaccttggcttacctcatctcctgggactcctggaaatccagctgcggagagcttgggacagacgctgccgcactgctcacagggggactcactgccttgcgtattggggggatcaaaggtggtcccaatgatcccttcttcatatccccaccactggaacacagcaaggaagcctgcaaagagtagaacacagtactcctcagatcaagcatccagccttgcccccattcatgcctgaagacatttagccatgctcttagctgggacctggcagagatgtcaaactgatggagcaacttggtctaggaccgggaatggaaagggaagtggtgagggagaggccatgtcccacatttgccatcgctatccctgtgctcacttctctggaaatgtggctacattcccagatggcatccacatgtttggcaccaagatgttctgcggtgccactgcctccactggccttttggatcgtatgggaatggccttggatccctattctctccctgtccctaaagcacctaacagccagtgcggatctccagccaagtccccacaaagccatcctgcaggatgtccaaacctgcttttctcaagcccctcatttctgctgctgcttcccttccctcgtacagttccccagcagcctttgagccccaatgctgctgagctctgggcatgctcggtgctctccagctcccacacatccatcatctcaggctcactagcatttaggaagttctgctgagctccctgccctgctgctctctggaaggcctctgcctgcccaagttgctccagggcccccatgccatgtccagcaagcggggtggaggcagcgggggcagatgcacacccttccttagcatcccattgtccctggcacagctaaagagccaaatcaggccctgttcaaacttcagtggaaggatcagttcctctcagggatacgctgggccctttctcagcaaggctggaatcaagtacacaagccttgggttggacattctgtttaccaaagctgttgttcatctgcctcctcctgcaccccacggcaaacccaaaacaactgcaggtcctggccctgctgcaaaggcaatcgtgggggtgggctctgggctgctctccccatggccacctgccatcccttccctctggacaaagccgtgccagaatgcacaaagctgcccagaagctgatgaagtctagaaatagcatcagagacaactgggcacaagggcatggctgtacaactcaaaagctgacacaacctggaactgactttgcaggactgcctgttccagcaaacacctttctccgtccaaaccggacacagctgacagaaaacaccaccaagacacagagatggttcacacatacccgtagtttactaaatgtagaaggattggttcacaagattggccaacttcagctgctctgactgcctgttggtgttttctcagccataagacagagcaggagccacaagagagccagaaaccattcaaagacctcccctgctattgatactcgctgaggacatgaagcctgcactacacacccactgcaaagacagcctgaagtgcagtgtcctgctgagctctccctttgctcagctgcttccctggcctcacaccacagcaaaaggtctccgagctctgcctacagcacataaactggaAATCCACCAGACAGGACTTAGGTTGGTGTCCTTACCAtatgtccttttctctctgaactcagctcctgcttttttctcctgtcatcaTCATTGCCGgtgacatttttcccattctcctgctctctgctacttattttgtttgtgttagaagaaggagagctcttctggatgggaggcaatggcttggagggaaggagcatagagggagatTCCACGGTAAACTTCTTCGCAAGAGTGTAGCCAGTCAGTCctgcaaaatggaaacacaaaatataacagaggccacaatgccaacataaagcctctgaagctacagtatttcatgtgagagattccctggaaacttctaaagagctgcacagggaaacatgctcctgccagcagccacttgaggcagaccagggagacaccctgacccacttgcacagagccagcacaggaacagcctggcctctgggctgccctgggacagcagggagcccagaggcctgtgctttccaggaatggctcagctgcacacgcaccctcctgctcctctcccggccccacagctgagcagccctacagctccacggggcactgggagcagcacagctcagtgcagggggcacatgcagggcagaactgttccctggcaatgtgcccaggctctctaggctggcacaagagccttcctcccgccagagagcggcccagctcccgccttacctctttgtgaggctgagccatgctcagccttcaccttgtcctcaattggaagttgcttcaggcaccccatgccacgactaggaaggggggtggagagagcgggggcaggtgcacacccttcctttgcattctgtcctttttggcaCAGCTAAGAAGTCACGTCCGGAGGTGTCcaactcagcactttgtcatctTCCTGCAGGTCATTGAGCCTTCACCAGCCCAAAATGTCGGAGAGGTTTTCCCGCACATGcggaggctggctggcagcatgctTCCTCAGCTTGGCGCCCATCACCTTGTAGAGGGCGCAGGCAAGCTTGGTGACCACAGTGCGGACATTGGCGCTTCGGACAGGCAGCGCCTTGTTCCCCAGGAAGGAccagagcacgggcagggcgtAGCGCTGGACGACTTCGGGGCTCCTGGGATAAACCCATGCCACAAGCGCTGCCGGAAGAGAGACACAAACTTCTTAACCACCAGCCTTAATGCAAACAAGGATCTACCTCTAGTTGTGATTTTGGGAGTCTCTCTGGCtaagatcagtgaaataacagtgagagccccatgatccagaaatgggcaaagcagctgaacatccccaaaacagaaccaccaAGCCCTCAGGACTAATTTCTCCAGATCCGAGCCTTGTACCTGTGGCAGACTTCACACCTTTACTAAATCATTCCACAATCTGTTTCCAGCATGATGAAtgaccaaaatgtcaaattgctgtttatttccatttagaagttgtctaaacccactgctgaaggtttgaaaggcactttagagaggaaattgagagatttctaataaaaaggatgactCCGTTTTTGTGACCTGGCTTAATTAGCAGTGGATTTAGACCCCgctaaagcaaggctataaataaagcaaggctatacactgtcttctctagtatatattgaggttatcatttttccatcccttggctattgctgacatagcaagctcctctgagcaatcaattatcagctgcatttggagcattttgggcagcgctgacataggaagaccctgactgcacaccctgaaatgctcagtccaatggcacttccacagcacaggcagggagcctcagcactctgcttctgcccctctgcccccaaaggctgccttgcaCAAAATCCGTGCCTCTAACATGTGTGCTGAGTTTGGACCTAAGCTGtgacccccaggcactgcaggcttccgcctcaaaactttccaagagcaaagcaagaattctgtgaggacaaaacaaaccgatcccctgaaacagcatttgccaccattttccctaaaggatcagagctgtccctgagcttccaagagaggagccagcttgggaatttttagcccctccctttcctggaggcagcttctgagatgccccagtgagagctcagccccGAGGCCGAGTGCCGCCCccatctcagatgctgcacacctctgcagcagccagggaaaacctgcccaatacaccttccatgggtattgggcaggagggacaagctcagcacctcctgatttGGAGGAGCCACTCTAGTGTCTATTCACTGGCATTCcctgtaaattctgcctcgGAAGACCTCTTGCCTTAGAAGGGGAGGCCATACCTGAGAGATGCTCCgtgacatccagcagagcttggcccttcagttcactcctgcggtggctgaactctttcatcagggatactttatctacaagggaaacacacatttctgctctctcttctgaggtcataagagaaaggacagtggggtgggaaagggcaggggcaactacattttgtaaaagaaaggaaattcctgccgatttttgaatccttttcttctttccttccagcctactTGGGaagattttaaattccaaaagaaaagctctcctgtcactttttaaatccagagttgtctgctgtaccaggagctatgttaaacatttcacatcaggGACCTCAAGACTTCAATCACACGTaagcagtgaaaaggttttgcatcccagagctttgcagaggtgatcttctctctcccctatggaaaagggtgagaaggctccaaaatgcacacctccattcccacctgaaggataagctgtttttaaattgtcaggttACCTGTGTGGATCTAGGGACAAGACTCCAAGTTACTCATACAAGAGCTATTAGTGCTCAGTGCCTCAGTAGCCTGTGGGGttctgtaacatctgtgaaatcagatcttggcagagagactggaaaatgaactgatttcccaatacttgaccggcgtatgtattttggttttccttgtgcCTATCTGTCGCGGTTTTGGGGGTCATGTTTGAATTTACTGTTGCCTGCATTGGCCTGCAAGCCTCGAGTCCTACCActctaataagccaaggcaagcttttcctggagacagaacgtgtgtgggatgaactgtggtccctcacagggtcaccagggctggcagtgacaaagcaggcaatctgcttcattgggaaccactacagagctacaccccagtgtgggtttcagtagcagggtattattaagagctcctttcctgcatgagatacaaaaaggaggtcccaaatgatcttcatgcaagcatgcagtaaagaactgatcctgctgtcctaatgaagctaatgcctatgatgtggagccttccaggaggctgctctgcagaggttctgatgcGCCGCTGTCCCttcatgccaacagcaaagctattCATTTGGGAAGTCAACTGGGGCCCAGGcaaactccaaaaatccctttggccctgaattccagcaaagctgtagtccagcacttcctcttcagacaagcagcacagagccaagggctcctgggacttttgggaaatgctgatGCACATTCAAGCCTGCTGGGGGACTGGTGCGTAAggactgcacctgcacagcttctggtggatgtcagctggaggtttccacagacaacaacagctgtcaaggcactcagcgttctcttgactcgcagaggcagagacacacttgaggagagtccatgccagggctcagccttacCTAAGTGAGCCATGGATTCTTCCAGCGCTTTCACAGCTGCGGCATAAACCCCGGGGTCCTTTGAGTTTAGGttgtttgttattccttcaaCCAGACAGATGATCACCGGGTTTAAGCCATCTTTCAGGATGCCTACGATTTCAGCCAGCACGTCCAGcgccttctgcttcactttcttgtgcGTATCACCAAGTCTCgggacaaaataatcaaaaatctgtgaagagaacaaacaacatgaaagctggattaaaatgtccttgtttgaggaagggacgcagaagtgagcactcagcaatgtaaaagatgaaagtgatccttcctgtcaggtcagcacttgcttgcacaatttccctgttttcctgtgggccACTCACTGGAATGGTTGCGCAACCTCATGCTggttgaaagattttcatatattttgaagagctttgggtggggacaggatagttcctatggtgtttctctccacatttcagtcattaaattcatcccatttattgATGCAAAATGGTATCTTTGCTTTCGAAGTATGCAACCAGATATTTACAATGCCCCTTTTTCTACACAGTTGCCTCAAGTTCTGAGGGCAGTTACGATTTTGCCAAAACtatggctggaggagatccaggttttgttccatctgtctcagaacctgtgtctggagaagtgcagggctctgatcaACTCTTCCAGGATCCAGACCAATTGTCTACCCAGCAggtagacttctgaaatttaatgtgctggaccgctctcattagagcaggttcagtcccttgacagccacattatcaggcaccattttctggacaaagggaaaaagcagctactgggaggagaaggaagagatctgtccctagccatttccctccttttccaaagagaaaaaagacccCCCCAAGAAGGGTGAGCACCGTCTTTACCAAGAGGACTAGGGATGCCGATGGAAACAAGTAACCAGAGTTGTGCCTGTGCAAGACAAGTCGGAGT
The DNA window shown above is from Corvus hawaiiensis isolate bCorHaw1 chromosome 3, bCorHaw1.pri.cur, whole genome shotgun sequence and carries:
- the LOC125322418 gene encoding TOG array regulator of axonemal microtubules protein 2-like isoform X2; this encodes MKKKGMETQKDEHPSVEKPVKKRSDGSKKPQATLPSSKRVKSTSDGRRLRRPKAQVTLPPAVEETEPLQKLYNLLEAKEFKTRMEGVALLLDLCKSRPQLVSTNTVQIFDYFVPRLGDTHKKVKQKALDVLAEIVGILKDGLNPVIICLVEGITNNLNSKDPGVYAAAVKALEESMAHLALVAWVYPRSPEVVQRYALPVLWSFLGNKALPVRSANVRTVVTKLACALYKVMGAKLRKHAASQPPHVRENLSDILGW
- the LOC125322418 gene encoding uncharacterized protein LOC125322418 isoform X1 translates to MKKKGMETQKDEHPSVEKPVKKRSDGSKKPQATLPSSKRVKSTSDGRRLRRPKAQVTLPPAVEETEPLQKLYNLLEAKEFKTRMEGVALLLDLCKSRPQLVSTNTVQIFDYFVPRLGDTHKKVKQKALDVLAEIVGILKDGLNPVIICLVEGITNNLNSKDPGVYAAAVKALEESMAHLGKAEPWHGLSSSVSLPLRVKRTLSALTAVVVCGNLQLTSTRSCAGAVLTHQSPSRLECASAFPKSPRSPWLCAACLKRKCWTTALLEFRAKGIFGVCLGPS